Proteins from a single region of Ogataea parapolymorpha DL-1 chromosome IV, whole genome shotgun sequence:
- a CDS encoding DNA polymerase epsilon subunit 3 gives MPAKGWKKDGDDSNFETAADNEKVSIESMLFPKATVHKVAKHVLSQSETNMILAKESQTVLQRGSVLFVNYLYHHAKQVAKEQGRKVVNANDVLAGLERAQFAGFVPALSEELEKFNLRKEHKKKKKDEINEPDDEQENENKRAKVDVDEAMTEDVPDTTQDDATAEATEAGEDTEEAEEDAEGDEAPTLTASQRLQQEMKELEGDEPTETAESENEG, from the coding sequence ATGCCGGCCAAGGGGTGGAAAAAAGATGGCGATGACTCGAATTTCGAGACGGCAGCCGACAACGAGAAAGTTTCCATTGAGTCGATGCTGTTTCCCAAAGCCACAGTGCACAAGGTGGCGAAACACGTCCTGTCGCAGTCGGAAACCAACATGATCCTCGCGAAAGAGTCGCAGACCGTTTTGCAACGCGGGTCGGTGCTATTTGTGAACTACTTGTACCATCACGCGAAACAGGTGGCGAAGGAGCAAGGACGCAAAGTTGTCAACGCGAACGACGTGCTTGCCGGCCTCGAGCGCGCCCAGTTTGCCGGATTTGTGCCCGCTCTGAgtgaggagctggaaaaattcaactTACGCAAGGAACAtaagaaaaagaagaaggacgagatcaacgAGCCGGATGATGAACAGGAAAACGAGAACAAGCGGGCAAAGGTggacgtggacgaggcaATGACCGAGGACGTTCCGGACACGACTCAGGACGATGCAACCGCCGAAGCCACGGAAGCAGGCGAGGACACTGAGGAAGCCGAGGAAGATGCCGAGGGTGACGAGGCGCCTACGCTGACCGCGTCGCAGCGTTTGCAGCAGGAGATGAAGGAGCTCGAGGGAGACGAGCCTACAGAAACGGCCGAATCGGAAAACGAAGGGTAG
- a CDS encoding Vesicle-associated membrane protein 712 has product MSLEQELDSSVYYAALSLNSTTLYTYDNVNLTSKLNVNYSELVSKNLGVINSVQETRINSLKLADNVVMGVTGSHGTTPRNVLTNLMLYYHKKLMKNNNLITIVALCNDRMLDRFVYNLMEKIMEEYLTHFYQTEDGTLSYEFKNRMRDLIVDHELKLRQLTANYGATTTNELDEIRDLMSENIDRILNRGENLNSLINKTNNLNSSAGSFRRRTVMVKRKLWWSNIKFIVLVSTVVLFVIYLFVGLECGLPFYTRCLHPSKPSQPHQKTI; this is encoded by the coding sequence ATGAGCCTTGAGCAAGAGCTCGACAGCAGCGTCTACTACGCTGCGCTGAGCCTGAATTCCACAACGCTATACACCTACGACAATGTCAATCTTACGAGCAAGCTGAATGTAAACTATTCGGAGCTTGTGTCGAAGAATCTGGGGGTGATCAATTCTGTCCAGGAGACAAGAATCAACAGCCTCAAACTGGCGGACAACGTAGTAATGGGTGTGACGGGTTCGCATGGGACGACTCCACGCAACGTGCTCACGAACCTGATGCTCTACTACCACAAGAaactgatgaaaaataacaACTTAATTACAATCGTGGCTCTTTGCAATGATCGCATGCTCGATCGCTTCGTTTACAATCTcatggagaaaatcatgGAGGAGTATTTGACGCACTTCTATCAAACGGAAGACGGCACGCTCAGTTACGAATTTAAGAACAGGATGCGCGATCTGATTGTGGATCATGAACTCAAGCTGCGGCAGTTGACGGCCAACTACGGAGCCACCACAACTAACGAACTAGACGAAATTCGAGATCTCATGTCCGAAAACATCGACCGCATCCTCAACAGGGGCGAAAACCTCAACTCGCTCATTAACAAAACCAACAATCTCAACTCCTCTGCTGGCTCGTTCCGCAGAAGAACTGTGATGGTAAAGCGCAAACTCTGGTGGTCAAACATCAAATTCATCGTTCTTGTCAGCACCGTCGTCCTTTTCGTGATATATCTATTTGTCGGCCTCGAGTGCGGCCTGCCATTCTACACGAGATGTCTCCATCCTTCTAAACCGTCTCAGCCCCACCAGAAGACAATCTAA
- a CDS encoding Antiviral helicase SLH1: protein MSSYNVSSTSSYLQAMQPMIETLNRLNLGDEETGFKVPNIGDGNSKIDVSRQVTDLLKQFENCAEIELDDESTEDTEEEEAGALLSEVRSDCERINPENAEQMVESILSILESDNDSHIESGLFDLLGYGEFDLISKILQNKDAILDEKRKQTKMLQLMSEQEIRQQANENRKESKNAKLEWEQTKQQYPHVFRVHDAGNVVSFTGKKYSLPFGTTRNSYENYEEIIIPKSEKKASKFKEVYIPVKTLDYLCQGTFKGYKTLNRMQSLIYPVAYETNENMLVCAPTGAGKTDVALLAILHTIKQFLTESEDGDRVQADIDYDEFKIVYVAPLKALAAEIVEKFSQKLAWLGIQVRELTGDMQLTKAEIMTTQIIVTTPEKWDVVTRKSTGDSELVEKVKLLIIDEVHLLHEDRGSVIETLVARTLRQVESSQSMIRVIGLSATLPNFVDVADFLGVNRQVGMFYFDQSFRPVPLEQQLIGVRAKAGSMQSRDKLDKTAYRKLVEMVERGHQVMVFVHSRKDTVNTARNFIKMAGENDETWLFDCSGTPKHNFFEREMSKNKNKDLRELFQYGFGVHHAGMLRSDRNLTEKMFLSGAIKVLCCTATLAWGVNLPAAVVIVKGTQVYDSKAGGFVDLGISDVIQIFGRAGRPQFESHGIGILCTTSDKLDHYISLLLQQHPIESKLSAKLVDNLNAEISLGTVTNIDEGVQWLGYTYMYVRMKQNPFAYGIDWQELAKDPLLVQKRRDMIIDAAKKLHSLQMIIFDERSGAFIPKDLGRVASDFYLLNESVEIFNQMMSPKATEADVLSIIAMSSEFDNIKFREEESKELEQLKTDKTACEIAAEVASAQGKSNILLQAYISRAAIKDSALISDANYVAQNAARICRALFLIGLNRRWGVFARVMLSICKSIEKQLWSFNHPMRQFELPQQIHRNIEAHSPSMETLREMSAAELGDLVHNAKMGPILYRLVGRFPYVLVDAEVFPVTTNVMRVHVTIEPDFAWHFETHGNVQIFWLLVEESDKGSILHFEKFLLSKRQMNAPHEMDFMIPLSDPPPPQIVVRALSDSWIGSETVHAVSFQQLIKPHNETIQTKLLRLQPLPITALHNQEIESIYGAKFHYFNPMQTMVFHTLYNTNSSVFVGSPTGSGKTVVAELAIWHAFNEFPGSKVVYIAPMKALVRERVDDWRERISRNTKHKVVEMTGDSLPEAREVREADIIITTPEKFDGISRNWQTRKFVQDVSLVIMDEIHLLASDRGPILEIIVSRMNFVSSFTKKPIRLLGLSTAISNAMDMAGWLGVREGLFNFPPSVRPVPLQMYIDGFPDNLAFCPLMKTMNKPAFMAIKQHSPQKPVLIFVASRRQTRLTALDLIHLCGMEENPRRFLKMDDTELQQILPKVKDETLKLSLQFGIGLHHAGLVESDRQISHKLFEQSKIQILVATSTLAWGVNLPAYLVIIKGTQFFDAKIEGYRDMDLTDILQMMGRAGRPAFDTSGVAIVFTKESKKQFYKHFLNVGFPVESSLHKVLDNHLGAEISAGTIKTRQDAVEFLTWTFLYRRAHHNPTYYGITDNSTEGISKFLSDLIDNSIENLKESKCVISYSDKLKPTPFLQIASYYYLSHKTLRNLLKSVVPKASFRQCLRWLAEATEYDELPTRHGEELINMELSQQMRYPANDMENAEFIWDPHIKAFLLLQAYFSRIELPIADYSQDTVSVLDQSLRILQAYIDAAAELGYLSTVLMLIRLMQCVKQAIWFDEDFIYTLPGLRANDWEKTDNDGEFTGLPPVSLLQKAGEQTGELKKLAHRLKPKNYDQFKKIVSTLPVGKYKAVKTDKEIHVELVHSNPPLNRDFKVYCPKFSKPQRETWFAIACDLETDQIYAIKRLSPKRVAGVDKVEGTLTVTTSGPLEVLLVSDFTDLHYQMPV from the coding sequence atgtCTTCTTATAATGTCTCGTCTACGTCGTCGTATCTGCAGGCAATGCAGCCTATGATTGAGACGCTGAACCGCTTGAATTTGGGTGATGAGGAGACAGGTTTTAAGGTGCCGAATATCGGCGATGGAAACTCAAAAATAGACGTTTCCAGGCAGGTGACTGATTTACTCAAACAGTTTGAAAATTGTGCTGAGATAGAGCTTGACGACGAATCGACCGAGGATActgaagaggaggaggctgGCGCGCTTCTTTCTGAGGTTAGAAGCGATTGTGAGCGAATCAACCCTGAAAATGCCGAACAAATGGTGGAAAGCATACTTTCGATCCTTGAGTCAGACAATGATTCGCACATCGAGTCGGGACTGTTTGATCTTTTAGGTTATGGAGAATTTGACCTGATATCAAAGATTTTGCAAAACAAGGATGCCATTCTCGACGAAAAGAGAAAGCAGACAAAGATGCTTCAACTGATGAGCGAACAAGAGATCCGACAACAAGCAAACGAAAACCGCAAAGAGTCAAAGAACGCTAAACTGGAATGGGAGCAGACCAAACAGCAATATCCGCATGTTTTCCGAGTGCATGATGCGGGCAATGTCGTTTCGTTCACTGGCAAAAAATATAGTCTCCCGTTCGGGACCACGAGGAACTCCTATGAAAACTACGAGGAGATCATTATCCCCAAGTCTGAGAAAAAGGCGTCAAAATTCAAAGAGGTGTACATCCCGGTGAAGACACTGGATTACCTTTGCCAAGGCACGTTCAAAGGGTACAAGACTCTCAATCGCATGCAATCGCTAATATATCCGGTTGCATACGAGACGAACGAAAACATGCTGGTTTGTGCTCCAACCGGTGCGGGAAAGACGGATGTCGCGTTGTTGGCCATTTTGCACACAATTAAGCAGTTCCTAACAGAGTCAGAGGATGGCGACCGTGTGCAGGCAGACATAGATTACGACGAGTTTAAAATTGTCTATGTTGCTCCGCTAAAagctttggcagcagaaaTTGTCGAGAAGTTTAGCCAAAAATTAGCGTGGCTCGGAATACAAGTCAGAGAACTCACTGGAGACATGCAGCTCACAAAGGCTGAGATCATGACGACTCAGATCATCGTCACGACGCCCGAGAAATGGGACGTGGTGACACGGAAGTCGACCGGCGACAGTGAACTGGTTGAGAAGGTGAAGCTGCTAATCATAGACGAGGTCCATCTGTTGCACGAGGACAGAGGATCTGTGATTGAGACTTTGGTTGCCAGGACGCTACGGCAGGTGGAGAGTTCGCAGTCGATGATCCGCGTTATTGGTCTTTCTGCCACGCTTCCAAATTTTGTGGACGTTGCAGACTTTCTGGGAGTCAACCGTCAGGTCGGAATGTTCTACTTTGACCAGTCGTTCCGTCCGGTTCCGttggaacagcagctgatTGGAGTGAGGGCCAAGGCGGGAAGCATGCAGTCACGCGACAAGCTTGACAAGACGGCGTACAggaagctggtggagatggtggaaaGAGGCCACCAAGTAATGGTTTTTGTGCATTCGAGAAAAGACACGGTCAACACTGCGCGcaacttcatcaagatGGCCGGCGAAAACGATGAGACATGGCTCTTTGACTGCTCTGGCACTCCAAAACACAACTTCTTTGAGCGAGAGATGAGCAAGAATAAAAATAAAGACCTTCGAGAGCTGTTCCAATACGGGTTTGGTGTCCACCATGCGGGAATGTTGCGGAGTGACAGAAACCTGACCGAGAAAATGTTTCTCTCCGGGGCGATCAAGGTGCTATGTTGCACGGCCACGCTTGCGTGGGGTGTCAACCTACCTGCTGCCGTGGTCATCGTGAAGGGTACGCAGGTGTACGACTCAAAAGCCGGTGGCTTTGTGGATCTGGGCATTTCCGACGTGATCCAGATTTTCGGCCGTGCCGGCAGACCGCAGTTCGAGAGTCACGGTATTGGCATTCTGTGCACCACTagcgacaagctggaccaCTACATTTCGCTTCTCTTGCAACAGCATCCGATCGAATCAAAGCTGTCTGCCAAATTAGTGGACAATCTGAACGCAGAGATCTCCTTGGGTACCGTCAccaacatcgacgaggGGGTCCAGTGGCTGGGCTACACGTACATGTACGTTCGGATGAAACAGAACCCGTTTGCGTACGGAATAGACTGGCAGGAGCTTGCCAAAGACccgctgctggtgcagaaAAGACGTGACATGATTATCGATGCTGCCAAAAAACTTCACTCGTTGCAGATGATTATATTTGACGAACGGTCTGGTGCGTTCATTCCGAAGGACCTGGGCCGCGTTGCGTCTGATTTCTACCTGCTGAATGAGTCGGTCGAGATTTTCAACCAGATGATGAGCCCCAAGGCCACCGAGGCGGACGTGCTGAGTATTATCGCAATGAGCTCGGAGTTTGACAACATCAAGTTCCGCGAGGAGGAGtccaaggagctggagcagctcaaaaCCGACAAGACAGCGTGCGAAATTGCTGCAGAGGTGGCTTCCGCACAGGGCAAGTCTAACATTTTGCTGCAGGCGTACATTTCTCGGGCTGCGATCAAAGACTCTGCGCTGATCTCAGACGCGAACTACGTGGCACAGAACGCTGCGAGAATCTGCCGCGCGCTGTTTCTGATTGGTTTGAACCGCCGGTGGGGCGTTTTTGCGCGTGTGATGCTGTCCATCTGCAAATCTatcgagaaacagctctGGTCATTTAACCACCCAATGCGACAGTTTGAGCTCCCGCAGCAGATCCACCGCAACATCGAGGCACACAGCCCGTCGATGGAGACGCTGCGCGAAATGAGCGCGGCTGAGCTCGGAGACCTCGTGCACAACGCCAAAATGGGGCCTATTCTGTACAGACTCGTGGGCCGGTTCCCGTACGTGCTGGTGGACGCCGAGGTTTTTCCCGTGACGACAAACGTGATGCGTGTGCACGTGACCATAGAGCCGGATTTTGCGTGGCATTTTGAGACGCACGGCAACGTCCAGATATTCTGGCTTCTGGTGGAGGAGAGCGACAAGGGTTCGATATTGCACTTTGAGAAGTTCTTGCTGAGCAAGCGGCAGATGAACGCGCCGCACGAGATGGACTTTATGATCCCGCTCAGCGACCCGCCCCCACCACAGATCGTGGTCCGGGCCCTCAGCGACAGCTGGATTGGGTCTGAGACCGTTCATGCGGTctctttccagcagctgatcaagccACACAACGAGACTATCCAGACCAAGCTTTTGCGGCTGCAACCGCTTCCGATCACCGCTCTGCACAACCAGGAGATCGAGAGTATCTACGGAGCTAAATTTCACTATTTCAACCCGATGCAGACAATGGTGTTCCACACGCTGTACAACACCAACTCCAGCGTGTTTGTCGGCTCGCCGACAGGGTCTGGAAAGACCGTGgttgccgagctggccatCTGGCACGCTTTCAACGAGTTTCCTGGGTCCAAGGTGGTGTATATTGCGCCAATGAAAGCTCTGGTTAGAGAGCGGGTTGACGACTGGAGAGAGCGCATTTCGAGGAATACAAAGCACAAAGTGGTGGAAATGACGGGAGACTCGCTGCCGGAGGCGCGCGAGGTGCGCGAGGCCGACATAATTATCACCACTCCAGAGAAATTTGACGGTATTTCTCGTAACTGGCAGACACGGAAATTTGTGCAGGACGTTTCGCTTGTGATTATGGATGAAATTCATCTGCTGGCGAGCGACAGAGGTCCAATTTTGGAGATCATCGTGAGCAGAATGAACTTTGTCTCGTCCTTCACTAAAAAGCCTATCCGGCTCCTTGGTCTGTCGACTGCCATTTCCAACGCCATGGACATGGCCGGCTGGCTGGGTGTGAGGGAAGGTCTGTTTAATTTCCCGCCCAGCGTGCGGCCGGTGCCCTTGCAGATGTATATTGATGGGTTCCCTGACAACTTGGCTTTCTGTCCGCTGATGAAAACGATGAACAAGCCAGCCTTCATGGCCATCAAACAGCACTCACCGCAAAAACCAGTTCTCATTTTTGTTGCCTCGCGAAGACAGACCCGACTGACTGCGCTGGACCTAATTCATCTTTGTGGAATGGAGGAAAACCCAAGACGGTTCCTGAAGATGGACGACACAGAGCTTCAGCAGATTCTGCCAAAAGTCAAAGACGAAACGCTGAAACTGTCTCTGCAGTTTGGTATAGGGCTGCACCATGCCGGTTTGGTCGAGAGCGACCGGCAGATCTCGCacaagctgtttgagcagaGCAAGATCCAGATTCTGGTTGCCACGTCCACACTCGCCTGGGGAGTCAACTTGCCTGCGTATCTGGTGATCATCAAGGGCACGCAGTTTTTCGATGCCAAAATCGAGGGTTACAGAGACATGGACCTGACGGACATTTTGCAGATGATGGGGCGAGCAGGAAGACCGGCTTTTGACACCAGCGGTGTGGCTATTGTGTTCACCAAGGAATCGAAAAAACAGTTTTACAAGCATTTTCTCAATGTCGGGTTCCCAGTTGAGTCGTCGCTCCACAAAGTGCTGGATAACCACCTGGGAGCTGAGATTTCGGCAGGAACTATCAAAACCAGACAGGACGCGGTTGAGTTCCTCACCTGGACGTTCCTGTATAGAAGAGCTCACCATAACCCGACATACTACGGAATTACCGATAACAGCACCGAGGGAATAAGCAAGTTTTTGAGCGACCTGATCGATAATTCTATTGAGAACTTGAAGGAATCCAAATGTGTGATTTCATACTCCGACAAGTTAAAACCAACGCCATTCCTCCAGATAGCCTCGTACTATTACTTGTCGCACAAAACGTTGCGCAACTTGCTCAAATCTGTTGTTCCCAAAGCCTCATTCCGCCAGTGTCTAAGATGGCTGGCCGAAGCCACCGAGTATGACGAGCTGCCAACACGCCACGGCGAGGAGTTGATCAACATGGAGCTGTCGCAGCAGATGCGCTATCCTGCCAACGACATGGAAAATGCGGAGTTCATCTGGGACCCGCACATCAAGGCGTTCCTACTGCTGCAGGCCTATTTCTCGAGAATCGAGCTGCCAATTGCAGACTACTCTCAGGACACCgtttctgtgctggatCAGAGTCTGCGTATATTGCAGGCATATATcgatgcagcagcagagcTGGGCTACCTGTCAACGGTGTTGATGCTGATCAGACTGATGCAGTGCGTGAAGCAGGCAATCTGgtttgacgaggacttTATTTACACTTTGCCTGGCCTAAGAGCAAATGACTGGGAAAAAACAGACAACGATGGCGAATTCACAGGACTGCCACCGGTTTCATTGCTCCAGAAAGCCGGCGAGCAAACCGgagagctgaaaaaattggCTCACCGGCTGAAACCGAAGAATTACGACCAGTTTAAAAAGATTGTCTCGACTCTTCCTGTTGGCAAATACAAGGCTGTGAAGACAGACAAGGAGATCCACGTCGAGCTGGTGCACTCGAACCCTCCCCTGAATCGCGATTTCAAGGTGTATTGTCCGAAGTTTTCGAAGCCGCAGCGGGAAACGTGGTTCGCCATAGCCTGCGACCTCGAAACGGACCAAATCTACGCTATAAAACGGCTCTCTCCAAAACGAGTGGCTGGAGTCGACAAGGTCGAGGGGACGTTGACGGTGACTACGTCTGGGCCGCTGGAGGTGCTTCTGGTCTCCGACTTCACTGATCTGCACTACCAAATGCCTGTGTAA
- a CDS encoding Serine/threonine-protein kinase SCH9: MSEFAKTFFAFGKQKPQPLDTAGQSESSMPASKISTTSFPSEMIPQPATPTIALSDNSFAVGTTIKGEQNSLNRTFTNLDQTQQSSNLTAQLSTTSAQSTQPIETASTPTYAVASDTDTSTGIPRGKLRVSIIEAVGLNVTSENSLPYVVCTFESSEFVTQGPESFDQSRDMPPPSAQPQPHQTSNQPPQRRPLVRTQTSSQHNLNIMSHNYSSSNPVWHHKAIFDVVGATSELDISVYDSAQNDHFLGHIRIKPQTIHENRAEQWFDLKSRINTEFVSGKIKVQIEYSNTRKRQYGPEDFEILRLLGKGTFGQVFQVKKKDTGRIYAMKVLSKKVIVRKKEIAHTIGERDILVRTSSADSSFIVGLKFSFQTPVDLYLVTDYMSGGELFWHLQKEGRFTEERAKFYIAELVLALEHLHDNDIVYRDLKPENILLDANGHIALCDFGLSKANLASNGTTNTFCGTTEYLAPEVLLDESGYTKMVDFWSLGVLIFEMCCGWSPFYADNTQQMYKNIAFGKVRFPKEVLSPEGRSFVKGLLNRNPRHRLGAINDARELRAHPFFNDIDWVLLKQKKIPPPFIPHIANELDTSNFDPEFTNASTSVINKQFMMGTPLSSVVQENFKGFTYVDDSMMFDHLNSHSMGKRLGNSYKPAYGSLIPGNPNLPPEEEVIDEESQEDEEEAQDDMDVDDDFVNGQFDL, translated from the coding sequence ATGTcagaatttgcaaaaacATTTTTTGCCTTTGGCAAGCAGAAACCACAACCGTTAGATACTGCAGGCCAATCGGAATCTAGCATGCCTGCCTCAAAAATAAGCACGACGTCGTTCCCCTCTGAGATGATCCCCCAGCCGGCAACACCTACAATTGCACTCAGTGATAATTCCTTTGCTGTGGGCACCACTATCAAGGGAGAGCAGAACTCTCTAAACAGGACATTCACCAATTTAGATCAAACGCAACAAAGCAGCAATTTAACGGCGCAGCTGTCAACCACGTCTGCCCAATCGACGCAGCCAATCGAAACGGCCTCGACTCCCACATATGCTGTTGCTAGCGACACAGACACGTCCACTGGTATTCCACGGGGAAAGCTCAGAGTCAGCATCATCGAGGCTGTGGGTCTCAACGTGACGTCTGAAAACTCGCTTCCGTATGTCGTTTGCACGTTCGAGAGCTCTGAGTTTGTGACACAGGGTCCTGAGAGCTTTGACCAAAGCAGAGACATGCCACCGCCATCGGCACAGCCACAGCCGCACCAGACCTCGAATCAGCCTCCGCAGAGACGGCCGTTAGTGAGGACCCAAACGTCGTCACAGCACAATCTTAACATCATGTCGCACAACTACAGTTCGTCGAACCCTGTCTGGCACCATAAGGCCATTTTCGATGTTGTCGGGGCAACATCTGAGCTAGATATTTCAGTTTACGATTCTGCGCAGAACGACCATTTCTTGGGACACATCCGGATCAAGCCGCAAACCATCCATGAAAATAGAGCAGAGCAGTGGTTTGATTTGAAATCCCGCATCAACACCGAGTTTGTTAGCGGCAAAATAAAAGTTCAGATCGAATACTCAAATACCAGAAAGAGACAATACGGTCCCGAAGATTTTGAGATTCTTCGACTTTTGGGTAAGGGGACGTTTGGCCAGGTGTTTCaggtcaagaagaaagacacAGGGCGTATATATGCCATGAAAGTGCTGTCTAAAAAGGTTATTGTCAGaaagaaggagattgcGCACACGATTGGAGAAAGAGACATTTTGGTGCGCACCTCCAGCGCAGACTCGTCGTTCATCGTGGGTCTCAAATTCTCGTTCCAAACGCCTGTCGATCTCTACCTCGTTACCGACTACATGTCTGGAGGAGAGcttttttggcatttgCAAAAGGAAGGACGATTCACCGAGGAGAGAGCCAAGTTTTATATCGCAGAGCTGGTTCTGGCTTTGGAGCATCTCCACGATAACGATATCGTCTACAGGGACTTAAAACCGGAAAATATTCTCTTGGATGCCAATGGACACATTGCTCTGTGTGACTTCGGCCTATCCAAGGCCAATCTGGCATCCAACGGCACCACCAATACCTTTTGTGGAACAACCGAGTACCTTGCTCCTGAAGTTTTATTGGACGAATCTGGGTACACGAAAATGGTCGATTTCTGGTCGCTTGGTGTTCTGATTTTCGAAATGTGCTGTGGATGGTCTCCGTTCTATGCGGATAACACCCAGCAAATGTACAAAAACAttgcttttggaaaagttCGGTTCCCGAAGGAAGTCTTATCGCCCGAAGGTAGATCGTTTGTGAAGGGTCTACTTAACAGAAACCCTCGTCACAGACTGGGAGCTATTAATGACGCTAGAGAACTCAGAGCTCACCCTTTCTTTAATGACATCGACTGGgttcttctcaaacagaagaagatccCTCCACCATTTATCCCGCACATTGCAAACGAACTAGACACTTCGAACTTTGATCCGGAATTCACAAATGCCTCCACGTCTGTCATCAACAAACAGTTCATGATGGGAACGCCATTGTCCTCTGTTGTCCAAGAGAACTTCAAAGGATTTACGTATGTTGACGATTCGATGATGTTTGACCATCTCAACAGTCACAGCATGGGCAAGAGGCTGGGCAACTCCTACAAGCCGGCATACGGTTCTTTGATTCCTGGCAATCCAAATCTTCCACCCGAGGAGGAAGTCATTGACGAAGAGAGCCaggaagacgaagaggaggcGCAGGATGATATGGACGTAGACGACGATTTTGTGAATGGTCAGTTCGATCTGTAA